The following are from one region of the Chionomys nivalis chromosome 16, mChiNiv1.1, whole genome shotgun sequence genome:
- the Spaar gene encoding small regulatory polypeptide of amino acid response has product METAVIGMVAVLFVVTVAITCVLCYFSYDPKTQDPERGPRSSFTVATFHREASLFTGRGLQARPLPRAQNFWTVV; this is encoded by the coding sequence ATGGAGACGGCAGTGATCGGAATGGTGGCAGTGCTCTTTGTTGTCACCGTGGCCATCACCTGCGTCCTCTGCTACTTCAGCTACGACCCGAAGACCCAAGACCCAGAGAGAGGGCCCAGGAGCAGCTTCACCGTGGCTACTTTTCACCGGGAAGCCTCGCTCTTCACAGGGCGTGGTCTCCAAGCCCGGCCCCTACCGAGAGCCCAGAACTTCTGGACTGTTGTGTGA
- the Hrct1 gene encoding histidine-rich carboxyl terminus protein 1, translating into MLGLLGNTTLVSWITGIVLALLMLVMLLAVCLFHRSREHDVERNRVWQTRPRLFHGRRLGLLGVSHHHRGHVSGVTRAGFHHHRQHLHRQHHRSPRLHHHHARGARH; encoded by the coding sequence ATGTTGGGCCTTCTGGGGAACACAACCCTCGTGAGCTGGATCACAGGCATTGTGCTGGCTCTCTTAATGCTGGTTATGCTGTTGGCTGTCTGTCTTTTCCACAGATCACGGGAGCACGACGTGGAGAGAAACCGAGTCTGGCAAACCCGGCCTCGACTCTTCCATGGCCGGCGCCTGGGTCTCCTGGGAGTCTCTCACCATCACCGTGGCCATGTGTCTGGGGTGACCCGTGCAGGCTTTCACCACCACCGCCAGCACCTCCACCGCCAGCATCACCGTTCTCCTCgtctccaccaccaccatgctcGCGGAGCCCGCCACTGA